In Actinoplanes derwentensis, the following proteins share a genomic window:
- a CDS encoding methyl-accepting chemotaxis protein: MAFWADLGVNIKILVAICVAALVALAVGLLGLSALAETSAAAQRIYSGNLAGVSALGVVREGITQSRLDLALHVVYPDLKTKDQYEEAFADNLALVDDGFAAYESAGPVVGAETVDKVRAAWQSYVTIAQEELIPASRDNDLTAWGTIRSEQVGPVVKELTGLLTEIAAAEQAAAATDAANAAAGYDSSRVKVILLLTVGLAAALALGVFVARAIVRSLLRVIAVCEGLAAGDLTHSTGLTSRDEPGRMGRALDAAILRLRETVGTIGGSAVTLAGASEELSAVSAQLHAGAADVADKAGSASSASENVNVGVQSIAAGAEQMSASIAEIASNAAHAARVAQEGMAVAERTNNQVAELGTASQKVGDVVRLITSIAEQTNLLALNATIEAARAGELGKGFAVVAGEVKELAQQTAKATEEITERIAAIQDSSTSAASAIGEITGVIQQIGDYTTTIASAVEEQTATTGEMSRSVADAATSSGDVARTVSGVAEVASATAEGARATQQAAADLTRLAGDLTVLVGGFRH; encoded by the coding sequence ATGGCGTTCTGGGCCGACCTCGGCGTCAACATCAAGATTCTGGTGGCGATCTGCGTCGCCGCCCTGGTCGCGCTGGCTGTCGGGCTGCTGGGGCTGAGCGCGCTCGCCGAGACCAGCGCGGCGGCACAGCGGATCTACAGCGGCAACCTGGCCGGGGTCTCCGCGCTCGGCGTGGTGCGCGAGGGGATCACCCAGTCCCGCCTCGACCTGGCCCTGCACGTCGTCTACCCGGACCTGAAGACCAAGGACCAGTACGAGGAGGCGTTCGCCGATAACCTCGCCCTGGTCGACGACGGGTTCGCGGCGTACGAGTCGGCCGGCCCCGTGGTCGGCGCCGAGACCGTCGACAAGGTGCGGGCGGCTTGGCAGTCCTACGTGACGATCGCCCAGGAGGAGCTCATCCCGGCCTCCCGGGACAACGATCTCACCGCTTGGGGGACGATCCGCTCCGAGCAGGTCGGCCCGGTGGTCAAGGAGCTGACCGGGCTGCTGACCGAGATCGCCGCAGCCGAGCAGGCAGCCGCCGCGACCGATGCCGCGAACGCCGCCGCAGGCTACGACAGCAGCCGCGTCAAGGTCATCCTGCTCCTGACCGTCGGCCTCGCGGCGGCTCTAGCGCTGGGCGTCTTCGTGGCCCGGGCCATCGTCCGGTCCCTGCTGCGGGTCATCGCCGTGTGCGAAGGGCTCGCCGCCGGCGACCTCACCCACAGCACCGGCCTGACGTCCCGCGACGAGCCGGGCCGGATGGGCCGCGCCCTGGACGCCGCGATCCTGCGGCTGCGCGAGACCGTCGGCACCATCGGCGGGTCCGCGGTCACTCTGGCCGGGGCCTCCGAGGAACTGTCCGCGGTCAGCGCCCAGCTGCACGCCGGTGCCGCCGACGTCGCCGACAAGGCCGGGTCGGCTAGTTCCGCCAGCGAGAACGTCAACGTCGGAGTCCAGTCGATCGCAGCCGGCGCCGAACAGATGAGCGCGTCGATCGCCGAGATCGCCTCCAACGCGGCGCACGCGGCCCGGGTCGCCCAGGAGGGCATGGCGGTGGCCGAACGCACCAACAACCAGGTCGCCGAACTGGGTACGGCCAGCCAGAAGGTAGGCGACGTGGTCCGCCTGATCACCAGCATCGCCGAACAGACCAACCTGCTCGCGCTCAACGCCACCATCGAGGCCGCCCGCGCCGGGGAACTCGGCAAGGGCTTCGCGGTGGTGGCCGGTGAGGTCAAGGAACTGGCCCAGCAGACCGCGAAGGCCACCGAGGAGATCACCGAGCGGATCGCCGCGATCCAGGATTCCAGTACGTCCGCGGCCTCCGCGATCGGCGAGATCACCGGCGTCATCCAGCAGATCGGCGACTACACCACGACCATCGCCTCGGCCGTCGAGGAGCAGACCGCCACCACCGGGGAGATGAGCCGGTCCGTCGCCGACGCGGCCACCAGCAGCGGCGACGTGGCCCGGACCGTCTCCGGCGTCGCCGAGGTCGCGTCCGCCACCGCCGAAGGGGCCCGCGCCACCCAGCAGGCCGCCGCCGACCTGACCCGCCTCGCCGGGGACCTCACCGTCCTCGTCGGCGGCTTCCGGCACTGA
- a CDS encoding MFS transporter — MTQTTERPPEKTGRRGNPWLSLIAVAFGLFMVGLDGSVVSIANPEIGRDLGATTAELQWVTNSYLLALAAALILGGKLGDRFGRRRYYLIGVAGFTVASVAIGLAGSVEGVIFFRAAQGLFGALLMPNTLGMLRAVFPPQRFGMAVGIWAMVSSVSTALGPIVGGLLVEHVNWESVFYINAPIGVIALVFSAYVLPESRHETGRHRFDVPGVLLLALGLLVLVFGVVKGETWGWASASTIGTIAGGLVVLGLFGWYETRIAHPLLPMRLFRSPALTIGAVITAINFFTLLGSIFYIMLYLQNVRGYSPVWAGVLTLPLSIASVVASPLGAALTDRFGPRLTMPLGMVLQGAASFGLTGLAADSGYWAMWPSFIGLGLGIGMVMAASSEAIVGNAPVQDAGVAGGLQATMLQIGGALGTSVLISLISGHVGSSLVGDLVNAGVPEQTATGLAVAKDAVAMGVAPVADGMTDQVRAAVTEGAATAFLGGVHTAALVAGVLCLLGAIVAAAGIRRR; from the coding sequence ATGACGCAGACGACCGAGAGGCCGCCGGAGAAGACGGGGCGGCGAGGGAATCCCTGGCTGAGTTTGATCGCTGTCGCGTTCGGCCTTTTCATGGTCGGGCTGGACGGCAGCGTGGTGTCGATCGCCAATCCGGAGATCGGGCGTGACCTGGGCGCCACTACCGCCGAGCTGCAGTGGGTGACCAACTCCTACCTGCTGGCGCTGGCGGCCGCGCTGATTCTCGGTGGGAAGCTCGGTGACCGGTTCGGACGGCGGCGGTACTACCTGATCGGGGTGGCCGGGTTCACGGTGGCCTCGGTGGCGATCGGGCTGGCCGGGTCGGTCGAAGGGGTGATCTTCTTCCGGGCGGCGCAGGGGCTCTTCGGGGCGCTGCTGATGCCGAACACGCTGGGGATGTTGCGGGCGGTGTTCCCGCCGCAGCGGTTCGGCATGGCGGTCGGGATCTGGGCGATGGTGTCGTCGGTGTCGACGGCGCTGGGGCCGATCGTCGGCGGGCTGCTTGTCGAACACGTCAACTGGGAGTCGGTTTTCTACATCAACGCGCCGATCGGTGTCATCGCTCTGGTGTTCAGTGCCTACGTGCTGCCGGAGAGCCGTCATGAGACCGGCCGGCACCGGTTCGACGTGCCGGGGGTGCTGCTGCTCGCGCTGGGGCTGCTGGTGCTGGTCTTCGGGGTGGTCAAGGGCGAGACCTGGGGCTGGGCCAGCGCGTCCACGATCGGCACGATCGCCGGTGGACTGGTGGTGCTGGGGCTGTTCGGCTGGTACGAGACCCGGATCGCGCACCCGCTGCTGCCGATGCGGCTGTTCCGTAGCCCGGCACTGACGATCGGTGCCGTGATCACCGCGATCAACTTCTTCACGCTGCTCGGATCGATCTTCTACATCATGCTGTATCTGCAGAACGTCCGCGGCTACAGCCCGGTCTGGGCGGGTGTGCTGACGCTGCCGCTGAGCATCGCCTCGGTGGTCGCCTCGCCGCTGGGGGCCGCGCTCACTGACCGATTCGGGCCACGTCTGACCATGCCGCTCGGGATGGTGCTGCAGGGTGCCGCGTCGTTCGGGCTGACCGGGCTGGCGGCGGACTCCGGGTACTGGGCGATGTGGCCGTCGTTCATCGGTCTCGGCCTGGGCATCGGCATGGTGATGGCCGCCTCGTCGGAGGCGATCGTCGGCAACGCGCCGGTTCAGGACGCCGGGGTCGCCGGTGGTCTGCAGGCCACCATGCTGCAGATCGGCGGCGCTCTCGGGACCTCGGTGCTGATCTCGCTGATCAGCGGGCACGTCGGGTCGTCGCTGGTCGGTGACCTGGTGAACGCGGGTGTGCCGGAGCAGACGGCGACCGGGCTCGCGGTGGCGAAGGACGCGGTGGCGATGGGGGTCGCGCCGGTCGCCGACGGCATGACCGATCAGGTACGGGCGGCGGTCACCGAGGGCGCGGCCACCGCCTTCCTCGGCGGCGTGCACACCGCGGCTCTGGTGGCGGGGGTGCTGTGCCTGCTCGGCGCGATCGTCGCGGCGGCCGGAATCCGTCGGCGATAA
- a CDS encoding GAF domain-containing protein, whose product MNTELYDRLGIPERIREIAGYDLYSAELRASLDALSERSAKLIEAPVSLVSVMLDTSQFIIGSYGVSGWVAYAQGTPAEWAMCTHTVLAGEPYCVVDALEDPKHTDNPMVRMTGLRSYLGVPLTGFGGHTLGAHCVIDARPRVFSDADRAVLTDAAEQVMRLLDVHRT is encoded by the coding sequence ATGAACACCGAACTCTACGACCGGCTCGGTATCCCGGAGCGGATCAGGGAGATCGCCGGTTACGACCTCTACTCCGCCGAACTGCGCGCCAGCCTCGACGCACTCTCCGAACGCAGCGCCAAACTGATCGAGGCACCCGTCTCACTGGTGTCGGTCATGCTCGACACGTCGCAGTTCATCATCGGGTCCTATGGGGTCTCCGGCTGGGTCGCCTACGCCCAGGGGACACCCGCGGAATGGGCCATGTGCACGCACACCGTGCTCGCCGGGGAACCGTATTGTGTGGTCGACGCGCTCGAGGATCCGAAACACACCGACAATCCGATGGTACGGATGACCGGGCTGCGCAGTTATCTCGGAGTGCCGTTGACCGGTTTCGGCGGGCACACCCTCGGCGCCCACTGCGTGATCGACGCCCGGCCGCGTGTCTTCAGCGACGCCGACCGGGCGGTGCTCACCGACGCGGCCGAGCAGGTGATGAGGCTGCTCGACGTGCACCGGACCTAA